The genomic region TACTGCCCCTTTTTTGACCTCCAGCATTATCCTTTTAATCAATTCAGAGGTGTATGGATTACTCATTAATTGTTCTGTATTGGCGTTCATGACTACCGATAGGCCATTATAGGGAATGTTCCACAATAATTTCTTCCACCGTGATTGATTTAGTGAGGAGGAAACAGAACATTCAATTCCTGAAAATATAAAATCTTCTTTTATACGATGAAGAATATCCAGGTCTGCTTCCTCCAAAGCAGCCATTTCTAATGTTCCTTTATCCAGATGAACAATGTAGCCGGGGCCTCTCTTTTGGGAACATATAAAACACATCCCACCAAAGATATGAGCATCAGGGACTTGTGCTTTTACATCGGATTCCATCCCTAAACCGTTTTGCAACAATAAAATGTGAGAGTCTTTGTTAATACTGACTGCTAATTGCTCTCCTATATCCTTATTGGAATTTGTTTTCGTAGAAATAATGACCACGTCTACTTTGGGAAGGTCTTTAATGAAAGGAACAACATTAATTCCTTTTAAATGAAAATTACCTGTTGGGGAATCAACTTTCAAACCATTTTCTTTTATATAAGAATAGTCACTTCTCGCAACGAAAGTAACGGGAAAATCTGAATTAGCTAATTTTCCTCCATAATAACCACCAATAGCACCAGTTCCTATAATAGCGTATGTCATTAGTAATACCTCTTTTGTTCTATATTGAATAATTGAATATTCTCATTATTATTAGAAAGAGTGGTAGAGTGACAAGAAATACACAGCACAATACCATCACCACAGGGTAAGGATCGGAAGACTCTCCTAATCTGGTAAATTTCCTATTGATATTGACTCCCCTTGATATCAATACACCACCAAGTTCTTCAGCGGTATCTACACTTGATATCAGTAATAACTTAAAAACCAAAAGTCTTATTAAAATAGGATTCATAAAGCTCTTTTGATTTCTATGGACTTTATATAATTGCCAATAAATATCCCTTTTCTGGGTTATATAATTAATTAGAGGGAAAATCAAAAGGTAAAGAAAGATCATTCTCTGATTTGTACTAAACAATCCTAATAAGGCGATTTCCTTGTCCTTTGACCGTAAGTAACTATAGAGATAAGTGATGACGAAAAAATCCGAGATTCTAAAGAAAAATATCAATGCAGTAAAAGTATTTTCTATGAGAATTGGGGTATAAAATTTGATATCAAAGAAACTAGGTTCTTCATAATGGTAAGGATTAATGAGGATAAGAGAAGCTATCAGAATTGCAAAGAAAGCAGCACTCTTGTACTTTTTCATGAAATCAATAAATGACAATCCATATACCCTCAAAATAAGCAAAGATATAAAAAATATCCCCATCAAGAGAAAAATATTGGGTATAAATAAAATAACTTCCAGTAATAAAAGATAGATAAAGATTTGTTTCATATAAACTACTTTCCCATGTCCATTATCAAAGATTAATGGCTCTACTTTCAATAGAACTGACGAAGGATTCATCATGACTGGTAAAACAGGTAACATAGTTTTTACAATTTCTATACTTTAATAAAAGCATCAGCTTCGCCTTATCAACATTATTCATACATCGAGTTGGTTCATCCATAAGTAGGATTCTAGGTTTTTGAAGGATTAATAAGAGAAGGGATAATAATTGTTGATTAGAAACACTAAGAGATAAAGGATGTCTATCAAGGATTCCCTCCCATTGAAGACAGTCTAGTACGCTTTTCATATTTTCATCTCTTTTAT from Spirochaeta cellobiosiphila DSM 17781 harbors:
- a CDS encoding 2-dehydropantoate 2-reductase, producing MTYAIIGTGAIGGYYGGKLANSDFPVTFVARSDYSYIKENGLKVDSPTGNFHLKGINVVPFIKDLPKVDVVIISTKTNSNKDIGEQLAVSINKDSHILLLQNGLGMESDVKAQVPDAHIFGGMCFICSQKRGPGYIVHLDKGTLEMAALEEADLDILHRIKEDFIFSGIECSVSSSLNQSRWKKLLWNIPYNGLSVVMNANTEQLMSNPYTSELIKRIMLEVKKGAVSAGCHITDPMIEGMLASTRTMTPYEPSMKLDYDNNQKMELHYMYHNPIKEASASGIQLPSVRMLWEQLQYLNSCKVRE